A region from the Osmerus eperlanus chromosome 11, fOsmEpe2.1, whole genome shotgun sequence genome encodes:
- the LOC134028659 gene encoding extracellular calcium-sensing receptor-like: MFLSWFISGWQNSAMPLLLLWAVGRDVGGRGGWGLEGVQAPVCSRWDQSEALDHRSLSQDGDVLIGGLFPFHNQPPAPDLRFTTPLDLQPCASFQAQPLKWAHAMVFAVDEINRDPFLLPGLRLGYRILDSCGMHPWCLRGALSLVAGGSPQCELSSPLPGAAGKPADGRPGDSVSLVIGDASSTQSMILSSTLGPLSVPVISYQASCPCLSDRRRYPNFFRTIPSDVYQARTMARLARRFSWSWVGAVAVDNDYGRLGIQVFQEEVRGTGVCLAFFETFTRATLARDMERAAGTIQASSARVILVFAWYTDARALLLELAKRNVTDRQFLASEAWSTSTELLQNPALFKVARGVLGVAIGSAPMPGFSAHLRGLHPSQHPEDWILRELWEMEFGCRPETGNTNSTSPPTAPLLPPCSGAETLWGVESSFTDTSQLMTSYSVYLAVYAAAHALHSLLSCPNRDTPSWGNNSACSPPHNLSPAELLQHLKRVNFTSPLGDEFYFRGADIPAAYDLVNWWPTNKGSLKLATIGQVKGSDLRIDESAIQWITGSNEPPKSVCSESCPPGTRLANRKGQPVCCFDCIPCSDGEVSNHTGSFQCERCPEEFWSNSAQTACIPRQLEFLSFNETMGITLTTAALSGAAVTVGVFVVFLYHRHTPLVRANNSELSFLLLLSLKLCFLCSLVFIGQPSVWACGLQQAAFGISFVLCLSCLLVKTIVVLAAFRSSQPGAGALMRRFGPSQQRGSVCIVTCVQVVICAVWLFLSPPLPERDLGLQGSKVVLKCAAVGSVVGFSLVLGYIGLLASLCLLLAFLARKLPDNFNEAKLITFSMLIFCAVWVAFIPAYVSSPGKFTVAVEIFAILASSYGLLVCIFAPKCYIILLRPERNTKKQMMAK, from the exons ATGTTCCTGTCCTGGTTCATCTCTGGGTGGCAGAACTCAGCCATgcccctgctgctgctgtgggcGGTGGGCAGGGatgtggggggcagagggggttgggggctggagggggtccAGGCCCCCGTGTGCTCGCGGTGGGACCAATCAGAGGCGCTGGATCACCGGAGCCTCTCCCAGGATGGGGACGTGCTGATTGGTGGGCTCTTCCCCTTCCACAACCAGCCTCCTGCCCCAGACCTGCGCTTCACTACCCCCCTGGACCTCCAACCCTGCGCCAG TTTCCAGGCGCAACCGCTGAAATGGGCACACGCCATGGTGTTTGCGGTAGATGAGATTAATCGGGATCCCTTCCTCTTACCGGGGCTGCGTCTGGGCTACCGTATCCTAGACAGCTGTGGCATGCACCCGTGGTGCCTCCGGGGGGCGCTGTCTCTGGTGGCAGGGGGGAGCCCGCAGTGTGAACTCTCTTCGCCGCTTCCAGGAGCTGCTGGAAAACCTGCAG ATGGGCGCCCTGGAGACTCTGTTTCTCTGGTCATCGGCGACGCCTCGTCCACCCAGAGTATGATCCTCTCCAGCACTCTGGGgcctctctctgtacctgtg ATCAGCTACCAGGCCAGCTGCCCCTGTCTCAGCGACAGACGTCGGTACCCCAACTTCTTCAGAACCATCCCCAGTGACGTGTACCAGGCCCGGACCATGGCCCGGCTCGCTCGGCGCTTCAGCTGGTCCTGGGTCGGGGCCGTCGCTGTGGACAATGACTACGGACGTCTAGGCATTCAG GTGTTCCAGGAGGAGGTCCGAGGGACAGGGGTGTGTCTGGCGTTCTTCGAGACCTTCACCAGGGCGACTCTGGCGAGGGACATGGAGCGGGCTGCTGGTACCatccaggcctcctctgctcgcgTCATCCTGGTGTTTGCCTGGTACACTGACGCCAGAGCCCTTCTCCTGGAGCTGGCCAAGAGAAAC gtgaCTGACAGACAGTTTCTTGCCAGCGAGGCCTGGAGCACCAGTACAGAGCTGCTCCAAAACCCTGCCCTCTTCAAGGTTGCGCGCGGTGTTCTGGGCGTGGCTATCGGAAGTGCCCCGATGCCTGGGTTCAGCGCTCACCTGAGGGGTCTGCATCCATCACAGCATCCTGAAGATTGGATCCTCAGGGAACTCTGGGAGATGGAGTTTGGTTGCCGCCCTGAGACAGGAAACACAAACAGCACGTCTCCAcccactgcccccctcctgcccccctgcagcgGAGCAGAGACTCTGTGGGGAGTAGAGAGCTCCTTCACCGACACCTCTCAGCTGATGACCAGCTATAGCGTGTACCTGGCTGTGTACGCTGCAGCCCACGCCCTGCACAGCCTGCTCTCCTGCCCCAACAGAGACACCCCCTCCTGGGGCAACAACTCAGCTTGCTCTCCGCCCCACAACCTCTCCCCTGCGGAG CTGTTGCAGCATCTGAAAAGGGTGaacttcacctctcctctcgggGACGAGTTCTACTTCCGGGGCGCTGATATCCCTGCAGCCTACGACCTGGTGAACTGGTGGCCCACAAACAAGGGCTCCCTCAAACTGGCCACCATTGGTCAAGTCAAAGGGTCAGATCTCCGTATTGATGAATCAGCCATCCAGTGGATCACGGGATCGAATGAG CCCCCCAAGTCAGTGTGCAGTGAGAGCTGCCCTCCTGGCACCCGATTGGCCAACAGGAAGGGGCAGCCAGTCTGCTGCTTCGACTGCATCCCCTGTTCTGACGGGGAGGTCAGCAACCACACCG GTTCCTTCCAGTGTGAGCGCTGTCCTGAGGAGTTCTGGTCTAACAGCGCGCAGACGGCCTGCATCCCTCGTCAGCTGGAGTTCCTCTCCTTCAACGAAACCATGGGAATCACCCTGACAACGGCCGCCCTGTCTGGTGCTGCGGTCACTGTTGGGGTGTTTGTTGTCTTCCTgtaccacagacacaccccacTG GTGCGGGCAAACAACTCAGAGCTGAGCTTCCTGCTTCTGCTGTCACTCAAGCTCTGCTTCCTGTGTTCACTGGTGTTCATTGGTCAGCCATCTGTGTGGGCGTGTGGGCTCCAGCAGGCTGCGTTCGGGATCAGCTtcgtcctctgtctctcctgcctgctggtCAAGACCATCGTGGTCCTGGCAGCGTTCCGGTCTTCCCAGCCCGGCGCTGGAGCTCTGATGAGGAGGTTCGGTCCAAGTCAGCAGAGAGGGAGTGTCTGCATCGTTACCTGTGTACAG gtggtgATCTGTGCAGTGTGGTTGTTCCTGAGTCCTCCCCTGCCTGAACGCGACCTGGGCCTCCAGGGCTCCAAGGTGGTGTTGAAGTGTGCTGCTGTGGGCTCCGTGGTGGGCTTCTCCCTGGTCCTGGGGTACATCGgcctgctggcctccctctgcctcctcctggccttcctGGCCAGAAAACTCCCGGACAACTTCAACGAGGCCAAGCTCATCACCTTCAGCATGCTGATCTTCTGTGCCGTGTGGGTCGCGTTCATCCCAGCGTACGTCAGCTCTCCGGGGAAGTTCACGGTTGCCGTGGAGATCTTTGCCATCCTGGCCTCCAGTTACGGACTTCTGGTCTGCATCTTCGCCCCAAAGTGTTACATCATCCTGCTGAGACCTGAGAGGAACACCAAGAAACAGATGATGGCCAAATAA
- the LOC134029481 gene encoding extracellular calcium-sensing receptor-like, translated as MVVSLHHYLYLCLTFLLRSSSNSSSCRLREHFNLSGMHLEGDVVLGGLFEVHFYSTYPDLSFTTKPQQLVCEGFHVAGFRQAQTMAFTIEEINKNPHLLPNVTLGYHLYDNCLQLGVAFRAALSLASGTEDEFLLDKDCRGSPPVMGIVGDPGSTHSIAVSSVLGLFRVPMVSYYATCSCLSDRKAYPSFFRTIPSDAFQVRAMLQILRRFGWTWVGLLVSDDDYGRHAARSFLQGLAHDHAGCPAYHEVLPDHSASDEYRRIVSVVRASTARVVVVFSNQGYMLPLLDEVVSQNVTGLQWIASEAWTIAIVLHTPRLMPYVGGTLGIAIRRGEIPALKDFLSSLRPDKHPSNQHGQSMVWQFWEGVFGCRFEHAGLGVPVCSGQEALAPQAQLYLDVSDLRAEYNIYKAVYTLAHALHSLLRCVPGQGPFPGRSCARMDNMEPWQLVYYLERVNFTTGFGDRVLFDENGDALPIYDIMNWAWLPDGSVKVQNVGAVDESLPVGEQLILHEDKIFWNFKDKKPPKSVCSESCPPGTRLANRKGQPVCCFDCIPCSDGEVSNHTDSTECSVCPEDYWSDPQRTQCILKTEEFLSYSEPLGMSLAAISLLGAVLTAVVMAIFVRHRNTPVVRANNSELSFLVLLSLKLCFLCSLLFIGQPKLWACQLRHAAFGISFVLCVSCILVKTVVVLGVFRASKPGGETIMKWFGARHQRGTVLALTSVQTAICTGWLLLASPTPHKNTRYQSDTIVYECVVGSVAGFAALLGYIALLAVLSFLLAFLARNLPDNFNEAKLITFSMLIFCAVWVAFVPAYISSPGKYADVVEIFAILASSYGLLLALFGPKCYIILLRPERNTKKAIMGRAAPKT; from the exons ATGGTGGTGTCCTTGCATCActacctctatctctgtctcacctTTCTGCTGCGCTCCTCCTCCAACTCTTCCTCCTGCCGTCTGAGAGAGCACTTCAACCTGAGTGGGATGCACCTGGAGGGAGATGTGGTTCTGGGCGGGCTGTTTGAGGTCCACTTCTACAGCACTTATCCAGACCTGTCCTTCACCACCAAGCCACAGCAGCTTGtctgtgaggg GTTTCACGTGGCAGGTTTCCGACAGGCCCAGACCATGGCCTTCACCATTGAGGAGATCAACAAGAACCCACACCTGCTGCCTAACGTAACCCTGGGATACCATCTCTATGACAACTGCCTCCAGCTGGGGGTGGCGTTCCGTGCCGCCCTATCACTGGCCAGCGGGACGGAGGACGAGTTTCTACTGGACAAGGACTGCAGAGGGTCGCCCCCAGTGATGGGGATTGTGGGGGATCCGGGCTCGACTCACTCCATCGCCGTCTCCAGCGTCCTGGGGCTGTTTAGGGTGCCCATG GTCAGTTACTACGCCACCTGTTCCTGCCTGAGTGATCGGAAGGCGTACCCCTCCTTCTTCAGGACCATCCCCAGTGACGCCTTCCAG GTGCGAGCCATGCTACAGATCCTGAGACGGTTTGGATGGACCTGGGTCGGCCTTCTAGTCAGCGACGACGACTACGGTCGCCATGCCGCCCGCTCCTTCCTCCAGGGCCTGGCTCATGACCACGCCGGCTGCCCGGCCTATCATGAGGTGCTGCCGGACCACAGCGCCTCGGACGAGTACCGCAGGATCGTGTCTGTGGTCAGGGCCTCCACCgccagagtggtggtggtgttctcCAACCAGGGATACATGCTCCCCCTTCTGGACGAG GTGGTGAGCCAGAACGTGACAGGTCTGCAGTGGATCGCGAGCGAGGCCTGGACCATCGCCATTGTTCTCCACACCCCCAGACTCATGCCCTACGTGGGGGGCACGCTGGGCATTGCCATCCGCCGTGGAGAGATCCCCGCACTCAAGGACTTCCTGTCAAGTCTCCGCCCTGACAAACACCCCAGCAACCAACATGGGCAGAGCATG GTGTGGCAGTTTTGGGAGGGGGTCTTTGGCTGCAGGTTTGAGCATGCTGGGCTGGGCGTTCCTGTGTGCTCTGGACAGGAGGCCCTGGCCCCTCAGGCCCAGCTATATCTGGATGTTTCTGACCTGAGGGCAGAGTACAACATCTACAAGGCTGTGTACACCCTGGCCCACGCCCTCCACAGCCTGCTGCGGTGTGTCCCAGGGCAGGGGCCCTTCCCAGGGCGCAGCTGTGCCCGCATGGACAACATGGAGCCCTGGCAG TTGGTGTACTATCTGGAGAGGGTCAACTTCACCACCGGGTTTGGGGACAGAGTGTTGTTCGATGAGAATGGAGATGCCCTGCCCATCTATGACATCATGAACTGGGCGTGGCTCCCGGACGGAAGTGTGAAGGTTCAGAATGTGGGTGCGGTCGATGAGTCACTTCCTGTTGGGGAACAGCTAATACTCCATGAAGACAAAATCTTCTGGAATTTCAAAGACAAAAAG CCCCCCAAGTCAGTGTGCAGTGAGAGCTGCCCTCCTGGCACCCGATTGGCCAACAGGAAGGGGCAGCCAGTCTGCTGCTTCGACTGCATCCCCTGTTCTGACGGGGAGGTCAGCAACCACACCG actccACTGAGTGTTCTGTGTGTCCTGAGGACTACTGGTCCGACCCACAGAGAACCCAGTGCATCCTCAAGACAGAGGAGTTCCTGTCTTACTCTGAACCCTTGGGCATGTCCCTGGCCGCCATCTCCCTGCTGGGCGCCGTCCTCACCGCTGTGGTCATGGCAATCTTCGTCCGCCACCGGAACACGCCTGTGGTGCGCGCCAACAACTCTGAACTCAGCTTCCTCGTCCTGCTGTCACTCAAACTCTGCTTCCTGTGCTCGCTGCTGTTCATTGGCCAGCCCAAGCTGTGGGCGTGCCAGCTGAGGCATGCGGCGTTCGGGATCAGCTTcgtgctgtgtgtctcctgcatCCTGGTGAAGACCGTGGTGGTTCTGGGGGTCTTCAGGGCCTCCAAGCCAGGCGGAGAAACCATCATGAAGTGGTTCGGGGCCCGGCACCAGAGAGGGACCGTGCTGGCTCTTACGTCCGTACAGACCGCCATCTGCACGGGCTGGCTGCTGCTGGCGTCTCCCACGCCGCATAAGAACACCCGCTACCAGAGCGATACgatagtgtatgagtgtgtggtggGGTCTGTTGCTGGGTTTGCTGCATTGCTGGGATACATCGCCCTGCTGGCTGTCCTCAGCTTCCTCCTGGCCTTCCTGGCCCGGAACCTTCCAGACAACTTCAACGAGGCCAAGCTCATCACCTTCAGCATGCTGATCTTCTGCGCTGTGTGGGTGGCGTTCGTCCCCGCCTACATCAGCTCCCCGGGGAAGTACGCTGACGTGGTGGAGATCTTCGCCATCCTGGCCTCCAGTTACGGCCTGCTGTTGGCGCTGTTTGGGCCCAAGTGTTACATCATCCTGCTGAGGCCTGAGAGGAACACCAAGAAGGCCATCATGGGTCGGGCGGCACCCAAGACATGA
- the LOC134029434 gene encoding extracellular calcium-sensing receptor-like — MVVSLHHYLYLCLTFLLRSSSYSSSCRLREHFNLSGMHLEGDVVLGGLFEVHFYSTYPDLSFTTKPQQLVCEGFDVAGFRQAQTMAFTIEEINKNPHLLPNVTLGYHLYDNCLQLGVAFRAALSLASGTEDEFLLDKDCRGSPPVMGVVGDPGSTHSIAVSSVLGLFRVPMVSYYATCSCLSDRQAYPSFFRTIPSDAFQVRAMLQILRRFGWTWVGLLVSDDDYGRHAAHSFLQGLAHDSAGCPAYHEVLPGHSAPDEYRRIVSVVRASTARVVVVFSNQGYMLPLLDEVWQFWEEVFGCRFEHAGLGVPVCSGQEALAPQAQLYLDVSDLRAEYNIYKAVYTLAHALHSLLRCVPGQGPFPGRSCARMDSMEPWQLVYYLERVNFTTGFGDRVLFDENGDALPIYDIMNWAWLPDGSVKVQNVGAVDESLPVGEQLILHEDKIFWNFKDKKPPKSVCSESCPPGTRLANRKGQPVCCFDCIPCSDGEVSNHTDSTECSACPEDYWSDPQRTQCIPKTEEFLSYSEPLGMSLAAISLLGAVLTAVVMAIFVRHRNTPVVRANNSELSFLVLLSLKLCFLCSLLFIGQPKLWACQLRHAAFGISFVLCVSCILVKTVVVLGVFRASKPGGETIMKWFGARHQRGTVLALTSVQTAICTGWLLLASPTPHKNTRYQSDTIVYECVVGSVAGFAALLGYIALLAVLSFLLAFLARNLPDNFNEAKLITFSMLIFCAVWVAFVPAYISSPGKYADVVEIFAILASSYGLLLALFGPKCYIILLRPERNTKKAIMGRAAPKT, encoded by the exons ATGGTGGTGTCCTTGCATCActacctctatctctgtctcacctTTCTGCTgcgctcctcctcctactcttcctcctGCCGTCTGAGAGAGCACTTCAACCTGAGTGGGATGCACCTGGAGGGAGATGTGGTTCTGGGCGGGCTGTTTGAGGTCCACTTCTACAGCACTTATCCAGACCTGTCCTTCACCACCAAGCCACAGCAGCTTGtctgtgaggg GTTTGACGTGGCAGGTTTCCGACAGGCCCAGACCATGGCCTTCACCATTGAGGAGATCAACAAGAACCCACACCTGCTGCCTAACGTAACCCTGGGATACCATCTCTACGACAACTGCCTCCAGCTGGGGGTGGCGTTCCGTGCCGCCCTATCACTGGCCAGCGGGACGGAGGACGAGTTTCTACTGGACAAGGACTGCAGAGGGTCGCCCCCGGTGATGGGGGTTGTGGGGGATCCGGGCTCGACTCACTCCATCGCCGTCTCCAGCGTCCTGGGGCTGTTTAGGGTGCCCATG GTGAGTTACTACGCCACCTGTTCCTGCCTGAGTGATCGGCAGGCGTACCCCTCCTTCTTCAGGACCATCCCCAGTGACGCCTTCCAG GTGCGAGCCATGCTACAGATCCTGAGACGGTTTGGATGGACCTGGGTCGGCCTTCTAGTCAGCGACGACGACTACGGTCGCCATGCCGCCCACTCCTTCCTCCAGGGCCTGGCTCACGACAGCGCCGGCTGCCCGGCCTATCATGAGGTGCTGCCGGGCCACAGCGCCCCGGACGAGTACCGCAGGATCGTGTCTGTGGTCAGGGCCTCCACCgccagagtggtggtggtgttctcCAACCAGGGATACATGCTCCCCCTTCTGGACGAG GTTTGGCAATTTTGGGAGGAGGTCTTTGGCTGCAGGTTTGAGCATGCTGGGCTGGGCGTTCCTGTGTGCTCTGGACAGGAGGCCCTGGCCCCTCAGGCCCAGCTATATCTGGATGTTTCTGACCTGAGGGCAGAGTACAACATCTACAAGGCTGTGTACACCCTGGCCCACGCCCTCCACAGCCTGCTGCGGTGTGTCCCAGGGCAGGGGCCCTTCCCAGGGCGCAGCTGTGCCCGCATGGACAGCATGGAGCCCTGGCAG TTGGTGTACTATCTGGAGAGGGTCAACTTCACCACCGGGTTTGGGGACAGAGTGTTGTTCGACGAGAATGGAGATGCCCTGCCCATCTATGACATCATGAACTGGGCGTGGCTCCCGGACGGAAGTGTGAAGGTTCAGAATGTGGGTGCGGTCGATGAGTCACTTCCTGTTGGGGAACAGCTAATACTCCATGAAGACAAAATCTTCTGGAATTTCAAAGACAAAAAG CCCCCCAAGTCAGTGTGCAGTGAGAGCTGCCCTCCTGGCACCCGATTGGCCAACAGGAAGGGGCAGCCAGTCTGCTGCTTCGACTGCATCCCCTGTTCTGACGGGGAGGTCAGCAACCACACCG actccACTGAGTGTTCTGCGTGTCCTGAGGACTACTGGTCCGACCCACAGAGAACCCAGTGCATCCCCAAGACAGAGGAGTTCCTGTCTTACTCTGAACCCTTGGGCATGTCCCTGGCCGCCATCTCCCTGCTGGGCGCCGTCCTCACCGCTGTGGTCATGGCAATCTTCGTCCGCCACCGGAACACGCCTGTGGTGCGCGCCAACAACTCTGAACTCAGCTTCCTCGTCCTGCTGTCACTCAAACTCTGCTTCCTGTGCTCGCTGCTGTTCATTGGCCAGCCCAAGCTGTGGGCGTGCCAGCTGAGGCATGCGGCGTTCGGGATCAGCTTcgtgctgtgtgtctcctgcatCCTGGTGAAGACCGTGGTGGTTCTGGGGGTCTTCAGGGCCTCCAAGCCAGGCGGAGAAACCATCATGAAGTGGTTCGGGGCCCGGCACCAGAGAGGGACCGTGCTGGCTCTTACGTCCGTACAGACCGCCATCTGCACGGGCTGGCTGCTGCTGGCGTCTCCCACGCCGCATAAGAACACCCGCTACCAGAGCGATACgatagtgtatgagtgtgtggtggGGTCTGTTGCTGGGTTTGCTGCATTGCTGGGATACATCGCCCTGCTGGCTGTCCTCAGCTTCCTCCTGGCCTTCCTGGCCCGGAACCTTCCAGACAACTTCAACGAGGCCAAGCTCATCACCTTCAGCATGCTGATCTTCTGCGCTGTGTGGGTGGCGTTCGTCCCCGCCTACATCAGCTCCCCGGGGAAGTACGCTGACGTGGTGGAGATCTTCGCCATCCTGGCCTCCAGTTACGGCCTGCTGTTGGCGCTGTTTGGGCCCAAGTGTTACATCATCCTGCTGAGGCCTGAGAGGAACACCAAGAAGGCCATCATGGGTCGGGCGGCACCCAAGACATGA